TCTCTTTAGAAACAACTTTTGCGCCAAGAATGATTGGCAAAAAGACCTTATATGTAAGCCCAAACATATGCTGATGAGAGACACTTGAAAAAAATATACCATCACTCTCAAAGCCAAATTCTTTAGCCAAATAAGTTGATTCTGTTATCATATCGGATAGTTTTTTTTCTATCCTTTTACTCTCTCCGCTTGAGCCTGAAGTCTTTAGAAAAAATCTGCAATCCTCGCCAAGCAAAATCTCTTCATTGCAATCAACATCAATATAGCTGCCAAAATTCTCGCTATCCACGTAGCTCTTATCGCTACTAAAAATTGGCTTTGGTAAAATATCCGGTGCAAGTCCCGCCATCATAGAGCCAAAAAATGCTACGCAAAAATCAAATGTATCACTTAGATAAATTTCAATCTCTCTTATATTATTTTCTTTTATCTTTTTTGCAAACTTCAATGCATTTACATATACGTTTCTATCGTCATCTTCAAATCTGAAGTTTTGTAACTTATTACTAAATTCTCTCATACTTTTAAAACAATCTTTCTATATAAAATTTCTCCGCCAAATAGCACTCCCATTATCATATAAGATATCACTCCACTATAAAGGCTCCAATAAATTTTATCTTCCATCAAAGACAATACATATGCGACTACACCGTTTATTACAAAAAATACACACCAAATTTTAGTTAGCTTTCTTGTGTATATTACGCCATTTTGATCTAAATTTGGCTCTTTTAGCCTTGCTATCTTAGTTATTAAGGCTTCATTTCTTAGGCTATTTGCAAATATAGCCAAAAACAAAAGACTCATTAAAACCGGATACAAAAAGGCTAGATTAGTTCCTCTAAAAATCATACAAAGCATAAAAAAAACAGCTATAAAAAAGCAGATATATTTAAAATTTCCGCTTTCAAAAAATCCCCTAATCGCCCATAAAATCCCGAGCAGACAAAGTATCCATATACTTAAACAGCTTGCGAAAAAAATAGCAAATGGATAAATGACGCTAAATATCGTAAGGATAAATTTAAGCGCCCTAAGCTTCAAATTTCTTAGCCACCGCTTTTACAATATCATCAAGGGTTTTTACATTCTTAAAATCCTCAGGCATAAGCCTATATCCGGTCTTTCTCTTGATATAATCAATCATATCTATAGCGTCTATACTATCTATCTGCAAATCTTCGTATATGAGCGTCCCTGGCTTTATTCTGTCCTCTTCTATTTCGAAAAGTTCGGTCAAAGCATCTTTTAAAATTTGAAAAATATCATCTCTTGTCATCTTTATTTCCTATTTTCAAAAATATATTTCGTAAGCGTCTCAACGCTATAAAAAATCTCTTTTAAATTTGCCGTTTTTGAATCAAGTATGAGCCCGTATCTCTTTTGAACTGCCAATCCAAGTTCCAAAGCATCTACGCTATCAAGCCCTAAGCCATCATTAAAAAGTGGTGCACTCTCATCTATATCGCTAGGCTTCATATCCTCTAAATTTAGGCTATCTATAATCAGCTCTTTGATCTCATTGATTAAATTTTGCATCTTTAAATTCCTCCTTGTAAATTTCACTCATATATAAATGCAACTTCCTAGCCCTTATTGGATCTGGTTTTTGACTTTTAAAATCCTCCAAATTCAGGCTAAAAAGCTCCTTAAACTCATATTTTATCACAACATCTGGTGTCTTATACCAAGGCTCCTTTTTTCTAAGACTCCTTGGATACATATTTATACCTATTGCAATCATTTCACTGGCTCCTTTAACAGCCATATAAGCTGCCGCCTTATGAAAAATTATCTCATCTTTGGTTCTTGTTCCCTCTGGAAATATTATTAAGCTCTCGCCTTTTTTCAAAGCATCTACGGCTTTTTGTAAAAGCTCTTCATTTTGCGTATTCGGTATATAGTTACAAGCTTTTATAGCGGCGAACAAAAATATATTTTTTTCAAGCTCTCCTTTAACAACACAATTTGCGCGTCTAACTCTAGATATCAAAAACACCACATCTAAAAGCGAAGGATGATTCGCTACTATCATCTGAGCGCTTTTTCCAAGCTTAGTTTTTATTTCATATTTATAATCAAGATAGCCAAACACTCTCGTAATCTCTATAAAAATCTTCCACGAAATCCAAACTGTATCGCGGGCAAAATTTTGAATAAACTTAATCTTATTCAATCTAAAAACCACAATTGGTATAAAAATCATATTTCCAAGCATGCATATAAGTCCAAAAATAGCAAATAGCGTGCCGGTAACTAGCTGCTTAAAGAGATGCTTAAGGTTCATAATCCCATTGCCAAGTCGAACTATTGTCACTGCTTTGCCAAGATGATTTTTTAGATGGATCAAAATTTTGTAAAAATTTGATCAGTAAATTTTCATCATTTTTGCTCTGTTTTTCTAACTTAGCGAGCCTTAAATTTTCACCTCTACTCACTATAAGGGCTGCCATACAAGAAGCTGAATTCTCAATGTAGTAGCTTTGCTTGATAGCTTC
This Campylobacter sp. RM16192 DNA region includes the following protein-coding sequences:
- a CDS encoding acyl carrier protein yields the protein MTRDDIFQILKDALTELFEIEEDRIKPGTLIYEDLQIDSIDAIDMIDYIKRKTGYRLMPEDFKNVKTLDDIVKAVAKKFEA
- a CDS encoding lysophospholipid acyltransferase family protein; amino-acid sequence: MTIVRLGNGIMNLKHLFKQLVTGTLFAIFGLICMLGNMIFIPIVVFRLNKIKFIQNFARDTVWISWKIFIEITRVFGYLDYKYEIKTKLGKSAQMIVANHPSLLDVVFLISRVRRANCVVKGELEKNIFLFAAIKACNYIPNTQNEELLQKAVDALKKGESLIIFPEGTRTKDEIIFHKAAAYMAVKGASEMIAIGINMYPRSLRKKEPWYKTPDVVIKYEFKELFSLNLEDFKSQKPDPIRARKLHLYMSEIYKEEFKDAKFNQ
- a CDS encoding phosphopantetheine-binding protein yields the protein MQNLINEIKELIIDSLNLEDMKPSDIDESAPLFNDGLGLDSVDALELGLAVQKRYGLILDSKTANLKEIFYSVETLTKYIFENRK